A genomic region of Planococcus kocurii contains the following coding sequences:
- a CDS encoding alpha-E domain-containing protein translates to MLSRVANSLYWMSRNVERAENNARILDVQLLRMIEASDEELVGGSDWKLIYEICASTETMEQIKSMPSYQEDQLVYYLAMEKSNFNSVASCVKVVRENARISRDHIPDDYWEAWNRCYLMLKEMDQQSCTVQEMRLFLEQVKLTSLITQGIVESSMPRGVPYQIIKIAKWLERAEKTARILNVVCERTRERSVETQSEDYYYWLAALRMTNGYNAYLKMNPPQMKPKRVLAFLIANTDFPRSIRYCLAHVRQAIDELEGGKISHYSWELYAKLDQLQEEFKEISIDELSSDEIMDFLNDFQNGCNEVGHIFSKTYYLSDSEINSVESSQSQSMGAKGITSMKYKVEHTNVFEYETIVDQSMNSIRLKPRTDECQRLLSYRADITPASLTKEHIDIWGNHVETFFIAEHHQHLEVKTTSIVSIQKSPFIHRIDYSPEMNAIFHSQLFGEHYLAFLSNTAYTYLTVEQMSQIDRELGIMKNPVQYAIDVMEYIHQHFTYDGESTTVDTKAEESFNLRKGVCQDITHVMLGILRCKHIPARYVSGYLYVGENSALVGDAASHAWVEVMVPGIGWVGLDPTNNVEALESHIRVGVGRDYNDVSPVQGVYRGGSQSLDVKVSVSLMDQ, encoded by the coding sequence ATGCTTAGTCGTGTAGCGAATTCGTTGTATTGGATGTCAAGAAATGTTGAACGAGCGGAAAATAATGCGCGAATTTTAGATGTTCAATTATTACGAATGATCGAAGCTTCTGACGAAGAACTAGTCGGTGGCAGTGATTGGAAACTTATTTATGAAATTTGTGCTTCAACAGAGACAATGGAACAAATCAAATCGATGCCTAGTTACCAAGAAGATCAGCTTGTTTATTATTTAGCGATGGAGAAAAGTAATTTTAATTCTGTTGCAAGCTGTGTAAAAGTTGTCCGTGAAAATGCAAGAATTAGCAGAGATCATATTCCTGATGACTACTGGGAAGCTTGGAATCGCTGTTACTTAATGTTAAAGGAAATGGATCAGCAAAGCTGTACAGTTCAAGAAATGCGTTTATTTCTTGAACAGGTCAAGTTAACGTCATTGATTACGCAAGGAATCGTTGAATCTTCGATGCCGCGTGGTGTTCCTTACCAAATTATCAAAATAGCCAAATGGTTGGAACGCGCAGAAAAAACAGCACGTATTTTAAATGTCGTTTGCGAGCGAACAAGAGAACGGTCGGTAGAAACCCAATCGGAAGATTACTATTATTGGCTAGCTGCTTTACGAATGACGAATGGGTACAATGCTTATTTAAAAATGAATCCACCGCAGATGAAGCCAAAGAGAGTGTTGGCGTTTTTGATTGCGAATACTGATTTTCCGCGTTCGATTCGTTATTGCCTTGCGCACGTTCGTCAAGCAATTGATGAATTGGAAGGTGGGAAAATTTCTCATTATTCATGGGAACTCTATGCAAAATTAGATCAGTTGCAAGAGGAATTTAAAGAAATTAGTATAGATGAGCTAAGCTCGGACGAAATTATGGATTTTCTAAACGACTTCCAAAATGGCTGTAATGAAGTGGGACACATTTTTTCGAAAACCTATTATTTAAGCGATTCTGAGATAAACTCTGTAGAGTCCAGCCAATCACAAAGCATGGGCGCGAAAGGAATAACATCTATGAAATATAAAGTTGAACATACGAATGTTTTCGAGTATGAAACTATTGTTGATCAAAGCATGAATTCAATTCGGTTAAAGCCAAGAACCGATGAATGTCAGCGACTTTTATCTTACCGTGCCGACATTACACCCGCTTCTTTGACGAAAGAACATATCGATATTTGGGGCAATCACGTGGAAACATTTTTTATTGCTGAGCACCATCAACATCTTGAAGTCAAGACAACATCAATTGTCAGCATTCAAAAAAGTCCGTTTATTCACAGAATTGATTACTCACCAGAAATGAATGCTATTTTTCATTCGCAATTATTCGGTGAGCATTATTTAGCGTTTTTGAGTAATACAGCATATACCTACTTAACCGTGGAGCAAATGAGTCAAATCGATCGTGAACTTGGAATAATGAAGAATCCAGTGCAATATGCAATTGATGTAATGGAATACATTCATCAGCATTTTACGTACGATGGCGAATCTACGACTGTCGATACGAAAGCGGAAGAATCTTTTAACCTTAGAAAAGGTGTTTGTCAGGATATTACGCACGTGATGTTAGGGATTTTGCGTTGCAAGCACATACCGGCGCGTTACGTTAGTGGCTATTTGTATGTAGGCGAAAACTCTGCACTAGTGGGTGATGCTGCGAGTCATGCATGGGTAGAGGTAATGGTGCCGGGCATCGGTTGGGTCGGTCTAGATCCTACTAATAATGTGGAAGCGTTGGAAAGCCATATTCGGGTTGGTGTTGGTCGGGATTATAACGATGTCAGCCCGGTTCAAGGGGTTTACCGTGGGGGAAGCCAATCGTTGGATGTTAAAGTCTCAGTGAGCCTTATGGATCAGTAG
- a CDS encoding DEAD/DEAH box helicase, translated as MNIKKFSEYGVSEPIVKALEGLGYTEPTEVQSKVIPVALSKTDLTVKSQTGSGKTAAFGIPICELVDWEENKPQALILTPTRELADQVKEDLTNIGRFKRIKAAAVYGKQPFAYQQAELKQKCHVVVGTPGRVFDHIERGTLNLERIEYLVLDEADEMLNMGFVEQVEAIINKLPKQRTTMLFSATLPENVEKLQKKYMTDPKHIEIAATESLTAQIDHSLFVVAEQKKFSLLRDVTIVENPDSCIIFCRTKDNVDFVMEQLEKHYYTCDKLHGGMLQEDRTAVMNDFKRGEFRYLVATDVAARGIDIDSITHVINYDLPMEKESYVHRSGRTGRAGKTGRAISFVTPNEDKFLAEIEDYIGFEIPRRTAPSVNDVDRAMPAFTEKLESRPKLKRNKNEQVNKDILKLYFNGGKKKKLRAFDFVGTLTSIPGVTAEDIGIIKIQDTVTYIDILNGKGPMVLKAMKDKTIKGKTLKVHKANK; from the coding sequence ATGAACATTAAAAAGTTTAGTGAGTACGGAGTAAGTGAACCAATTGTAAAGGCTCTTGAAGGACTGGGCTATACAGAACCGACAGAAGTCCAAAGTAAAGTGATTCCTGTAGCATTGTCAAAGACTGACCTAACGGTAAAGTCGCAAACAGGAAGCGGTAAAACAGCAGCGTTCGGAATTCCAATCTGCGAACTAGTTGACTGGGAAGAAAACAAACCGCAAGCATTAATTTTGACACCAACGCGAGAATTAGCAGATCAGGTAAAAGAAGATTTAACAAATATCGGCCGCTTTAAACGCATTAAAGCGGCGGCAGTTTATGGTAAACAGCCTTTTGCTTATCAGCAGGCTGAACTCAAGCAAAAATGTCACGTCGTCGTTGGAACACCGGGCCGTGTTTTTGATCATATTGAACGTGGAACATTGAACTTAGAGCGTATAGAGTACTTGGTTCTTGATGAAGCGGATGAGATGCTGAATATGGGCTTTGTCGAACAAGTAGAGGCTATTATCAACAAATTGCCGAAGCAGCGCACAACCATGCTGTTTTCAGCGACTTTGCCTGAAAATGTAGAAAAACTGCAGAAAAAATACATGACTGATCCCAAGCATATAGAAATTGCTGCCACTGAAAGCTTAACAGCTCAAATCGATCATTCGTTATTTGTTGTTGCTGAACAGAAGAAGTTTTCGCTGTTACGTGACGTAACAATTGTTGAAAATCCGGATAGCTGCATCATTTTCTGTCGCACAAAAGACAATGTCGATTTTGTCATGGAACAATTGGAAAAGCATTATTATACTTGTGATAAATTGCACGGTGGTATGCTTCAAGAAGATCGTACAGCAGTCATGAACGATTTTAAGCGTGGAGAATTCCGTTACTTAGTAGCGACAGATGTTGCAGCACGCGGAATTGATATTGACAGTATTACGCACGTCATTAATTATGACTTGCCAATGGAGAAAGAAAGTTATGTGCACCGTTCAGGACGTACCGGACGTGCGGGTAAAACAGGAAGAGCGATTTCGTTTGTAACACCAAACGAAGATAAATTTCTTGCGGAAATCGAAGATTATATCGGATTTGAAATTCCGCGTAGAACAGCTCCTTCAGTTAATGATGTGGATCGTGCAATGCCTGCGTTTACTGAGAAGCTTGAAAGCCGTCCAAAACTCAAAAGAAATAAAAATGAGCAAGTGAATAAAGATATTCTTAAGTTGTACTTTAATGGGGGCAAGAAAAAGAAACTTCGTGCTTTTGATTTCGTTGGAACTTTGACGAGCATTCCGGGAGTGACAGCTGAAGACATTGGAATTATTAAGATTCAAGATACAGTGACGTATATTGATATTTTGAACGGCAAAGGCCCTATGGTGCTAAAAGCGATGAAAGATAAAACCATAAAAGGAAAGACACTCAAAGTGCACAAAGCAAATAAATAA
- a CDS encoding 3D domain-containing protein, with product MKKLLIVLSFALVLFLSTSIVSSAATNVYTVKSGDTLYKIAKTQKVSVSNLKIWNGLKSNTIHPKQKLKLKKTTAKPASKKQTPSRATSGSVKKEFTVSSTAYTAYCKGCSGVTRTGLNLKKNPGLKVIAVDPKVIPLGTKVHVEGYGYAVAGDTGGAIKGKKIDVFIPTQSKALKWGRKNVKIKILN from the coding sequence TTGAAAAAACTATTAATCGTATTGAGTTTTGCACTGGTTTTATTCCTAAGCACTTCGATTGTAAGTTCAGCTGCAACTAATGTTTACACAGTAAAAAGTGGGGACACATTATATAAGATTGCGAAAACACAGAAAGTATCGGTTAGTAATTTAAAGATTTGGAATGGCTTAAAATCCAATACAATCCATCCAAAACAAAAACTCAAATTGAAAAAAACAACAGCAAAGCCAGCTTCTAAAAAACAGACTCCATCACGTGCTACGAGTGGATCGGTAAAAAAAGAGTTTACAGTTAGTTCAACAGCCTATACAGCATATTGCAAAGGGTGTTCAGGAGTGACAAGAACTGGACTTAATTTAAAGAAGAATCCTGGACTAAAAGTTATCGCAGTAGATCCGAAGGTCATTCCGCTAGGGACGAAAGTTCATGTTGAAGGCTATGGCTATGCGGTTGCTGGGGACACGGGCGGCGCTATCAAAGGTAAAAAAATTGACGTTTTCATCCCAACTCAAAGCAAAGCACTTAAGTGGGGACGCAAAAATGTAAAAATAAAAATACTTAACTAA
- a CDS encoding phytoene desaturase family protein encodes MPEKMIVIGAGPGGLAAAMLLASKGYQVDVYEKQPWVGGRNAELRLGDFTFDTGPTFLSMLHLVEELFEATGRDLKDYMDAVELDPMYELIFEDQNLIMTRNNQEMKKQINENFKGDGDGYERFMKETGKKLEALSPMLQSKMDSYFDMVHPKVLKALPELEVNKTLYDVLSRYFKDERMKMAFAFQSKYLGMSPWECPGAFSILSYMEHAYGIYHPIGGVNQLSQAMAKVVEELGGKIHTSTGVKKLWIENRKVKGVDLENGERKIADEVIINGDFAHAMNNLVEPGILKKYTPEKLAKKKYSCSTFMLYLGLDKKYDLSHHTIVFAKDYKRNVEEMTKSRILSADPSIYVQNASVTDPTLAPEGKSALYILAPVPNNFSDIGWENEQHAFRELVLDTIEEKTEFKDLRNHIEVEKMLTPMGWQEDYSVYQGATFNLGHQLTQMMVFRPHNKFEELGNCWLVGGGTHPGSGLPTILESARITANGILQQHGKTGIPILPLPKMEGFA; translated from the coding sequence ATGCCGGAAAAAATGATTGTCATAGGAGCTGGACCAGGCGGTTTAGCTGCAGCTATGCTACTGGCCAGTAAAGGCTATCAAGTAGACGTCTACGAAAAACAACCATGGGTCGGAGGCAGAAATGCCGAACTGCGCCTTGGTGACTTTACCTTTGATACAGGGCCTACTTTTTTAAGTATGTTGCATTTGGTAGAAGAACTGTTTGAAGCTACTGGACGCGACTTAAAAGATTATATGGATGCAGTTGAGTTGGATCCTATGTATGAGCTGATTTTTGAAGATCAAAATTTGATCATGACACGGAATAATCAAGAGATGAAGAAACAAATAAATGAGAACTTTAAAGGTGATGGAGACGGATATGAACGTTTCATGAAAGAAACAGGGAAAAAGCTAGAAGCCTTATCGCCTATGTTGCAATCGAAGATGGACAGTTATTTTGATATGGTTCACCCGAAAGTTTTAAAAGCTCTTCCAGAACTTGAAGTAAACAAAACTTTGTACGACGTATTATCTCGCTACTTTAAAGATGAACGGATGAAAATGGCGTTTGCTTTTCAATCGAAATACTTAGGAATGTCGCCGTGGGAATGCCCTGGTGCTTTTTCAATTCTTTCCTATATGGAACATGCTTACGGCATCTACCATCCAATTGGTGGAGTCAATCAATTATCACAAGCGATGGCAAAAGTGGTAGAAGAATTAGGTGGGAAAATTCACACGAGTACGGGTGTAAAGAAATTATGGATTGAAAATCGCAAAGTTAAAGGCGTAGACCTTGAAAATGGTGAGCGTAAAATAGCGGACGAAGTAATCATTAATGGGGATTTTGCTCACGCGATGAACAATTTAGTGGAACCGGGGATTCTGAAAAAATACACACCTGAAAAATTGGCAAAGAAAAAATATTCTTGCTCAACATTTATGTTGTATTTAGGATTGGATAAAAAATACGATCTCTCTCATCACACAATTGTATTTGCAAAAGATTACAAAAGAAATGTTGAAGAGATGACGAAGTCTCGTATTCTTTCAGCAGACCCTTCGATTTATGTGCAGAACGCTAGTGTCACTGATCCGACCTTGGCACCAGAAGGGAAATCAGCGCTCTATATTTTAGCACCTGTGCCTAATAATTTTAGTGATATTGGCTGGGAAAATGAACAACATGCGTTCCGAGAATTGGTATTGGATACGATTGAAGAGAAAACGGAATTTAAAGACTTGAGAAATCATATAGAAGTTGAAAAAATGCTGACACCTATGGGTTGGCAAGAGGATTATTCAGTTTATCAAGGAGCAACATTTAACCTTGGACATCAACTAACTCAAATGATGGTATTTCGTCCTCACAATAAATTTGAAGAATTAGGGAATTGCTGGTTGGTTGGTGGGGGAACTCATCCAGGAAGTGGGTTGCCGACTATTTTGGAGTCTGCGCGCATAACAGCTAACGGCATTCTTCAGCAACACGGAAAAACAGGAATACCAATTTTACCTCTACCTAAAATGGAGGGATTTGCATGA
- a CDS encoding phytoene desaturase family protein: MKIAMVGGGVGGLMGALYLSNMGFDVTILEKEKKLGGRLTFVERDGFKVDQGPTIVLLPEMFQELLQQAGIQAEDIELLLCDPLYSIRFPDGTVYTKYPDIDRQLQEIENVFPTEKEGFLRFISEGRERFKIGKSSFLEHSFVKKADFWTAGNIKKLLKLKPHQSVNKLMSNYFRDERLQLAYSLQSLYIGGDPFRAPAMYALVPFSEHEHGVYYLKGGYGSLIPVLEKELRARNNVTIKTESSVQQIVTENQQAKGIETAEGFEAFDAIVYNGDFPGIEKIVPAQKKRKYTASSGCVLLYFGLNKVYEEGNVHQFFMGDSYEDHMDDVFVKKQKTENPAIYTFHPSKIDDSLAPEGKGVLYVLVPVPSGTDIDWANDSVWIDKIIDRMEKLAFPNFREAVEWMEIRTPKEAEAFGLFKGGSFGIGPTLFQSGVFRPQVKPFKTDHLYAVGASVHPGGGIPIVMQGAKLLAEQIQSDFAKERGNA, encoded by the coding sequence ATGAAAATAGCTATGGTCGGTGGTGGCGTCGGTGGTCTGATGGGCGCTTTATATTTATCGAATATGGGATTTGACGTTACTATTTTGGAAAAAGAGAAGAAGCTGGGCGGTCGCTTAACTTTCGTAGAAAGAGACGGTTTCAAAGTAGATCAAGGTCCAACCATCGTCTTATTACCTGAAATGTTTCAAGAACTACTCCAACAAGCAGGGATTCAAGCAGAGGATATCGAATTGTTATTATGTGATCCACTTTATTCAATTCGTTTTCCAGATGGTACGGTGTATACCAAGTACCCAGATATTGATCGTCAGTTACAAGAAATCGAAAACGTCTTTCCAACTGAAAAAGAAGGATTTCTTCGATTTATCTCAGAAGGGCGTGAACGTTTTAAAATTGGCAAGTCCTCATTTTTAGAACATTCATTTGTAAAAAAAGCCGATTTTTGGACAGCGGGAAATATAAAAAAACTATTAAAGCTAAAACCTCACCAGTCTGTTAATAAGCTGATGTCGAATTACTTTCGGGATGAACGGTTGCAATTAGCGTATTCCTTACAATCTTTGTATATCGGTGGAGATCCCTTTCGTGCTCCAGCGATGTATGCTCTTGTTCCTTTTAGCGAACATGAACACGGAGTGTATTATTTAAAAGGTGGCTACGGTAGCTTGATTCCAGTTCTGGAAAAAGAATTACGAGCACGTAATAACGTCACGATTAAAACAGAGAGTTCAGTACAACAAATCGTCACAGAAAATCAGCAAGCAAAAGGAATTGAGACGGCAGAAGGCTTTGAAGCATTTGACGCGATTGTTTATAACGGTGATTTTCCAGGTATCGAAAAAATAGTGCCAGCGCAGAAAAAACGAAAGTACACAGCTTCTTCAGGATGTGTCTTGTTGTATTTTGGACTAAATAAGGTTTATGAAGAAGGCAATGTGCATCAATTTTTCATGGGTGATAGCTATGAAGATCATATGGATGATGTATTCGTGAAAAAGCAGAAAACGGAAAATCCGGCCATCTACACCTTCCATCCATCGAAAATAGATGATTCGTTGGCTCCAGAAGGTAAAGGTGTTCTTTATGTATTGGTTCCAGTACCTTCAGGAACAGATATCGACTGGGCAAACGATAGCGTCTGGATTGACAAAATTATTGATCGCATGGAGAAGTTAGCTTTTCCAAATTTCCGAGAAGCAGTCGAGTGGATGGAAATTCGGACGCCTAAAGAAGCAGAAGCTTTTGGTTTGTTTAAAGGAGGCAGTTTTGGAATCGGTCCGACTTTGTTCCAGTCAGGCGTTTTTCGTCCTCAAGTCAAACCATTTAAGACAGATCATTTGTATGCAGTTGGTGCCTCAGTTCATCCAGGAGGAGGAATACCGATTGTCATGCAAGGTGCAAAACTGCTAGCAGAGCAAATACAAAGCGATTTTGCAAAGGAAAGGGGCAACGCATGA
- a CDS encoding phytoene/squalene synthase family protein, with amino-acid sequence MMDLKDAYTSCEKVIAMHSKSFYKAFSLLPKEKRKAVWAVYTFCRTVDDIVDEGLNSKEELEQFKHDFNEFIEGVYDSENPMWVALAHVFENYEMDVEAFLGLITGQEMDLTINRYRTMEELLNYSYHVASTVGLMLLPILAPGKTAVLKEGAISLGYAMQITNILRDIGEDLEMGRIYLPEEIMHKYELDEDELRSGIVSPQFIAVWECLADEAEFHYKKAFETIQDYPLSSRVPVKGAALVYREILSTIRLKEYNVFSEKHYVPDKSKQAILACL; translated from the coding sequence ATGATGGACTTAAAAGATGCTTATACCTCCTGTGAAAAAGTTATTGCTATGCATTCGAAAAGTTTTTATAAAGCTTTTTCTTTATTGCCAAAGGAAAAGCGTAAAGCTGTCTGGGCCGTTTATACGTTTTGCCGTACAGTTGACGACATTGTCGACGAAGGACTAAATTCAAAAGAAGAGCTCGAGCAATTCAAGCACGATTTTAATGAATTCATAGAAGGCGTTTATGATTCTGAAAATCCGATGTGGGTGGCGCTTGCTCACGTATTCGAAAATTATGAAATGGATGTCGAGGCATTTTTAGGGTTGATCACGGGGCAAGAAATGGATTTGACGATCAACCGCTACCGAACGATGGAAGAACTGTTGAACTACAGTTATCACGTGGCAAGTACAGTCGGACTGATGCTGCTGCCAATTTTGGCGCCAGGTAAAACAGCCGTTCTAAAAGAAGGTGCTATTTCTCTTGGCTATGCTATGCAGATAACCAATATTCTCCGTGATATCGGAGAGGATCTAGAGATGGGTAGAATCTATTTGCCGGAAGAAATTATGCATAAATACGAACTGGACGAAGATGAGCTGCGATCTGGAATTGTGAGTCCGCAATTTATTGCTGTTTGGGAATGCTTAGCAGACGAAGCTGAATTTCATTATAAAAAAGCGTTTGAAACAATTCAAGACTACCCATTGTCTTCAAGAGTTCCAGTCAAAGGGGCAGCACTCGTATACCGGGAAATCCTTTCGACCATCCGCTTGAAAGAATACAATGTCTTCAGCGAAAAGCATTACGTACCAGACAAATCAAAACAAGCAATCCTAGCTTGCTTGTAA
- a CDS encoding phytoene desaturase family protein → MKKIVIVGGGLGGLSSAVTLAHAGFDVELFEKNNHLGGKLMPVKLGSYHFDFGPNTITMPDVFNSVISQTGESPQDYLNFIPLEVHTRNHFPDGRAFDFTNNQQQMIYQLQSFDPVAAEKYKAFIKEISRLYALSKRYFFPVTFQSWRDYLSPSLGFALLQVRPAESMHHFFQRYFTEPYLVQAFDRYATYIGSSPYRAPATFSMIAYLELVEGVYYTKGGNTGIADAFAAVARKSGARLHTGTEVAKIVTADKKAVGIELADGTHVAADLVILNGDLLSAFPALVEEAKRPSLSDAKVAAFEPSISAFVITVGLTKRLDILKHHNVFFSSNYQKEFSDLFEASAYSDEPTVYISNSSYTDSSVSPDGDNLFILVNAPALTKQGHLQIDPEAYKERIYDFLFSYGVDIRSYLAEEKIFTPTFIREKFGSFRGALYGPSSNKRKDAFLRPANASRDIQNLYFVGGSTHPGGGSPMVVLSGLNVAEKIISASKKRVSLK, encoded by the coding sequence ATGAAAAAAATCGTTATAGTCGGTGGCGGATTGGGTGGACTTTCTTCCGCAGTAACGCTTGCCCATGCAGGGTTCGATGTAGAACTTTTTGAAAAAAACAATCATCTTGGTGGCAAACTTATGCCCGTTAAACTGGGAAGTTATCATTTTGACTTTGGTCCAAATACCATCACAATGCCAGATGTCTTCAATAGTGTCATCTCACAGACTGGCGAAAGTCCACAAGATTACCTGAACTTCATTCCGTTAGAAGTTCATACTCGCAATCATTTCCCTGATGGTCGTGCATTTGACTTTACTAACAATCAACAACAAATGATTTACCAGCTTCAAAGCTTTGACCCTGTAGCCGCTGAAAAATACAAGGCTTTCATAAAAGAAATCAGTCGCTTATATGCATTGTCAAAGCGCTATTTCTTTCCGGTAACGTTCCAATCCTGGCGTGATTATTTATCACCTTCTCTTGGCTTTGCGCTTTTACAAGTACGCCCAGCAGAGTCCATGCATCATTTTTTCCAGCGCTACTTCACCGAGCCTTACTTAGTTCAAGCATTTGACCGCTATGCCACATATATTGGTTCTTCACCTTACCGGGCACCCGCCACTTTTTCCATGATCGCCTATTTGGAATTGGTTGAAGGTGTCTACTATACAAAAGGTGGAAATACCGGAATTGCGGATGCTTTTGCTGCTGTTGCTAGAAAATCAGGTGCTCGATTGCATACCGGTACAGAGGTTGCAAAAATAGTAACAGCTGATAAAAAAGCAGTTGGCATTGAACTTGCAGATGGTACCCACGTTGCTGCTGATTTGGTTATTTTAAATGGAGACTTATTATCAGCGTTTCCCGCTTTAGTTGAAGAAGCAAAACGTCCTTCTTTATCCGATGCGAAAGTGGCAGCTTTCGAACCATCAATATCGGCATTCGTTATAACTGTCGGTTTAACTAAACGACTCGATATTTTGAAGCACCACAATGTTTTTTTCTCATCGAATTATCAAAAAGAGTTTAGCGATTTATTTGAGGCTTCTGCATATAGCGACGAACCCACTGTCTATATTAGCAACTCGTCCTATACGGATTCTTCCGTTTCACCAGATGGCGACAACCTGTTTATCTTAGTCAATGCACCTGCACTGACTAAACAAGGACATCTTCAAATTGATCCTGAAGCTTACAAGGAACGTATTTATGACTTCTTGTTCAGCTATGGCGTCGACATTCGTAGCTATTTAGCAGAAGAAAAAATTTTCACCCCTACTTTTATTCGTGAAAAATTCGGTTCATTCCGCGGAGCTTTGTACGGTCCTTCTTCCAATAAGCGAAAAGATGCCTTTTTGCGCCCCGCTAATGCTAGTCGTGATATTCAAAATCTCTATTTCGTCGGTGGAAGTACTCATCCCGGCGGTGGATCGCCAATGGTTGTGTTAAGCGGACTGAACGTCGCCGAAAAAATCATTTCAGCTTCTAAAAAAAGGGTTTCGTTAAAGTGA